In Saprospiraceae bacterium, a genomic segment contains:
- a CDS encoding M4 family metallopeptidase, with the protein MNVQAQESNNSSECENFNSFAYDSAIFDSTHLIAPFENGILFVDLSSKDSLEIIIESLGLDANTSFELLFTENDFQDTLYYYSRYQQFYKGIRLDGGGYTVEYIRNLTDDPDNPCDNIYSIAPRILTEISIDTAADISLQSALEYFESDTLYDSELIITHNFLNECEYLLVWRIAYSDSVGGNKCIFIDANTGDSLTTIDLNEYIDAPTITYGIQNLENLESGNNYILKSPDQRLRVLDFDNTSTDPHQGRGGPAYFPNWKDKPSPFTSNSNTSWGSEATTLAYQAFYVVEKVLPEFDALGIGEGFNDVRIGTLTSYNNSFAQPWDDFQAIYLGGNANGGPTALFDIAAHEFAHIYLRKFLSSEKLAAGSLHEGLCDMIGTYIESKIQSLDWAIGDDDNRTRQEYDRNLQSPGTDFDCFTEVINLTNAHLRGKPLGHWFYLISQGKTSPVIPALGLDKSTEIVLASLKNLGNLSDYKDLMESTLAYVLKNYGRCSDEFRAVAQSWELICVPTGYANSGTIPDCSANICLTGSSIICEESDAFQLCACGAYPMGSTFNWTIIGPKSTEYTSQLGMQGNSQTGGQCLTITDIPKYPYYPQYIKISMYSPTLCDAGIRPCIIYKLLKLEDCNNDDPNCDYFSELSRKEHKTKIGIQATLFKDKKDDCALLRVYDIYGRLIFTTNNCLIQGREIPYSGIAIFRFSSKDGSLLKVQKRYLVYGKNIK; encoded by the coding sequence TTGAATGTGCAGGCTCAGGAATCAAATAATTCTTCCGAATGTGAAAACTTCAATTCTTTTGCCTATGACTCTGCAATCTTTGATAGCACGCATTTGATTGCGCCGTTTGAAAATGGAATTCTATTTGTGGATTTATCTTCAAAAGATAGCCTTGAAATAATTATTGAGAGTCTGGGTCTGGATGCCAATACGAGCTTTGAATTATTGTTTACCGAAAATGATTTCCAGGATACTCTGTATTATTATTCAAGGTATCAACAGTTCTATAAAGGAATTAGGTTAGATGGCGGAGGATATACGGTCGAATATATCAGAAACCTAACAGATGATCCTGATAATCCTTGTGATAACATTTACTCCATTGCTCCAAGAATTTTGACTGAAATTTCAATAGATACGGCTGCAGATATTTCTTTGCAATCTGCACTAGAATATTTTGAAAGCGATACGCTTTATGATTCGGAATTGATCATCACTCATAATTTTTTAAATGAATGTGAATATTTGTTGGTCTGGAGAATTGCTTACAGCGATTCCGTGGGAGGTAATAAATGTATATTTATTGATGCCAATACAGGAGACTCACTCACTACCATCGATTTGAATGAATACATCGATGCGCCTACTATTACTTACGGCATTCAAAACTTAGAAAATCTTGAATCTGGTAATAATTATATTCTTAAGTCACCTGATCAAAGACTGCGAGTACTGGATTTTGATAACACAAGTACTGACCCACACCAGGGAAGGGGAGGCCCGGCCTATTTTCCAAATTGGAAAGACAAGCCATCTCCCTTCACATCAAATTCAAATACTTCGTGGGGTTCAGAAGCTACAACTTTAGCTTATCAGGCATTTTATGTTGTGGAGAAAGTACTACCCGAATTCGATGCATTAGGAATTGGTGAAGGGTTTAATGACGTTAGGATTGGAACTTTAACAAGTTATAATAATTCTTTTGCACAACCTTGGGATGATTTTCAGGCTATATATTTAGGCGGCAACGCCAATGGTGGCCCAACCGCATTATTTGATATTGCAGCCCACGAATTTGCTCATATCTATTTGCGTAAATTTTTATCTAGTGAAAAATTGGCTGCAGGTTCCTTGCATGAGGGATTGTGTGACATGATTGGAACTTATATAGAATCAAAGATACAATCCCTTGATTGGGCAATAGGAGATGATGATAATCGAACTAGACAAGAATATGATCGAAATCTGCAATCTCCCGGTACTGATTTTGACTGCTTTACTGAAGTAATAAATTTGACAAATGCTCATCTAAGAGGAAAACCTCTGGGTCATTGGTTTTATTTAATCAGCCAAGGCAAAACATCCCCGGTGATTCCGGCTCTGGGTTTGGATAAGTCCACAGAAATCGTTTTGGCATCGCTTAAAAACCTGGGGAACCTGAGTGATTACAAAGACCTTATGGAATCGACCTTAGCCTATGTATTGAAAAATTATGGCAGATGCTCAGATGAATTCAGGGCTGTGGCTCAATCCTGGGAGTTAATTTGTGTACCTACCGGATATGCAAATTCTGGAACCATACCTGATTGTTCTGCGAATATATGCCTAACAGGCAGCTCTATTATTTGCGAAGAATCCGATGCGTTTCAGCTTTGCGCCTGTGGTGCTTATCCAATGGGTTCCACCTTTAATTGGACGATAATAGGTCCAAAGAGTACCGAATATACTTCACAATTGGGAATGCAGGGAAATAGTCAAACCGGAGGCCAGTGTTTGACGATCACAGACATACCAAAGTATCCTTATTACCCGCAGTACATCAAAATTTCCATGTATTCGCCAACATTATGTGATGCAGGCATAAGGCCTTGTATAATATACAAGCTCCTTAAACTGGAAGACTGTAATAATGACGATCCGAATTGTGATTATTTTTCTGAGTTGTCGCGTAAAGAACATAAAACGAAGATTGGAATTCAAGCAACTTTATTTAAGGACAAGAAGGATGATTGTGCTTTATTAAGAGTTTATGATATTTATGGTCGTCTAATTTTTACAACTAACAATTGTTTAATTCAGGGACGGGAAATTCCGTATTCAGGAATTGCGATCTTTAGATTTTCATCAAAAGATGGCAGCTTATTAAAAGTTCAAAAGAGGTATTTGGTTTATGGCAAAAATATAAAATAG
- a CDS encoding T9SS type A sorting domain-containing protein — protein sequence MKKILSFLFLCSVCIYHLNAQSAYWKPLTANFASRAGSDWNKVKVTSYFQLDRQKYAQHLINLSNAAGQGEFNLELPMPEGVWKTFRVKESPVMEAELAAKFPEIKTYAGHHGELYMRMSISPYSFQVYILTPEGDVIIDAPDRNRDVYAMFKGSDIQFDEAFNLSCGTKDIDALDKSEERTHEKSLQPRSPQGAPVNLRTYRLALACTAEWALDGGRGGGSVPTALDKMVASLSYINAVYEKDVAVHMNLVANNDKLIFLDPTSDPYGNPTSGGACLGQNTDVVTDVIGRAAYDIGHVFTNTCTDVGGVAFLASVCNANKGGGVTCWYNTDIAYVTQRIACHEMGHQFSASHTFSNCNGNESGTSYEPGSGTSIMSYSGLCGAGLNVETGNLPHPNYFHTNSVERIYTYTRTGDGSRCGVQSATSNSFPDAEILFPAGLYIPIRTPFQLKGSATDMENDNLTYNWEQYDAGGYGMVLGEPLLDVEGPLFKSVFPGNNPNRIVPVWNTILTRANFERTEVLPTVNRKITFRYNVRDNHPGSGATTTKQTHFFAIDSAGPFKVSFPNLTTDILYAGKCNLIRWDVANTHKAPVSCKKVNIYLMPNRTNPNVMIPLLMDTENDGDAFVEIPDSLVGMIRSRILVESADNIFFDVSDGDIRIFAANNVNKIQFGVAPSTFVFCIPDKIDLNIQACAFGNNSGKLRLMISGGLPAGAVYQFENDDLPLIGNTKLQLDFSNVAESGVYQFEVWAITETGDTLRETIEMDLINVNFSDLKTISPASGLAGLPQSLEFKWTAAKNALSYRLEIASSPSFGASLIYSLDGIKDTVITPNVFFNESTLLYWRIIPVNRCGLGSPSTPSPFQTVNKKCELTDYPGNVLVRSANKTGYMPVPIRGSGIISDVNVNDLFANAIGVNSITLTLVSPQGTRVKLFDRNCGVTDLFDCSFDDEGLLNTMNGCPPSQKKIIKPLEALNKFNGEDKIGDWTLEVVTDRFLSGQANFYGFKLDICSEIKVNNPFLISNLGLQMNQGELRNIGQDKLESADTGNTATELIYTIVVIPQKGDLMLNGVKLDYGSKFTQKDINDGRLSYKHTGAPMETDGFLFIVEDGTGGWFGTDFFKIQIGPLGTQDEQIFEFNVFPNPAKNSVQLSFSESLDKDAQLSVFDLSGKMWIKQPLESRRAELIDISALHDGIYIFQIRSGKQFKTAKLVVQR from the coding sequence ATGAAAAAAATACTAAGTTTTCTCTTTTTATGCAGTGTATGCATATACCATCTAAACGCCCAAAGCGCTTATTGGAAACCCCTGACGGCAAATTTTGCTTCCAGGGCTGGCAGTGATTGGAATAAAGTAAAGGTCACTAGCTATTTTCAACTCGATCGCCAGAAGTATGCACAACATTTAATAAATCTTTCGAATGCGGCCGGTCAAGGTGAATTTAATCTGGAACTACCTATGCCAGAAGGTGTTTGGAAGACTTTCAGGGTCAAAGAATCTCCTGTTATGGAAGCCGAACTGGCTGCTAAATTTCCGGAAATTAAAACTTATGCGGGCCATCATGGCGAATTGTACATGAGAATGTCCATTTCTCCCTACAGTTTCCAGGTTTACATCCTCACCCCTGAAGGAGATGTGATCATCGATGCACCCGACAGAAATCGCGATGTGTATGCCATGTTCAAAGGATCTGACATTCAGTTTGACGAAGCATTCAACTTAAGTTGTGGAACCAAAGACATAGATGCATTAGATAAATCTGAAGAACGCACGCACGAAAAATCTTTGCAACCGAGAAGTCCGCAGGGAGCACCCGTGAATTTGAGAACCTACAGACTAGCATTGGCTTGCACCGCTGAATGGGCTCTGGATGGTGGTCGTGGCGGTGGTAGCGTACCTACAGCTTTGGATAAAATGGTCGCTTCCTTATCTTACATCAATGCCGTTTACGAAAAGGATGTAGCAGTGCATATGAATCTTGTAGCCAACAATGATAAACTTATATTTCTCGATCCAACTTCTGATCCTTATGGCAATCCAACTTCCGGAGGCGCTTGTTTAGGCCAAAATACGGATGTAGTAACCGATGTGATCGGTAGAGCTGCTTATGATATTGGCCACGTTTTTACCAATACCTGCACAGATGTGGGGGGAGTGGCATTCTTAGCTTCTGTTTGTAATGCCAACAAGGGTGGCGGAGTAACCTGTTGGTACAACACGGATATTGCCTATGTCACACAAAGGATAGCCTGCCATGAAATGGGACACCAATTCAGCGCTTCTCATACCTTTTCGAATTGTAATGGAAATGAATCCGGAACTTCCTATGAGCCGGGCAGCGGTACCAGTATCATGTCCTATAGTGGTTTATGCGGAGCCGGATTAAACGTGGAGACCGGAAATCTGCCACATCCCAATTATTTTCACACGAATTCAGTTGAGAGAATTTATACCTACACGAGAACCGGCGATGGAAGCCGCTGTGGAGTTCAATCTGCCACAAGTAATAGTTTTCCGGATGCTGAGATTTTATTTCCTGCCGGACTTTATATTCCAATACGAACGCCCTTTCAGTTGAAAGGTAGTGCAACGGATATGGAAAATGATAACCTCACTTACAACTGGGAACAATACGATGCCGGTGGTTATGGTATGGTTTTAGGAGAACCCTTGCTCGACGTCGAAGGCCCATTATTTAAGTCAGTATTTCCCGGAAACAATCCCAATAGAATCGTTCCTGTGTGGAATACAATTTTGACCAGAGCCAATTTTGAAAGAACAGAAGTTTTACCTACGGTAAATCGCAAAATCACTTTTAGATATAACGTTCGCGATAACCATCCCGGTTCGGGAGCAACAACAACCAAACAAACGCATTTCTTTGCTATAGATTCTGCCGGACCTTTTAAGGTAAGTTTTCCAAACCTCACAACGGATATCCTTTATGCCGGCAAATGCAATCTCATAAGATGGGATGTGGCCAATACACATAAAGCTCCTGTGTCTTGTAAGAAAGTCAATATCTATCTGATGCCGAATCGCACCAATCCAAATGTGATGATTCCACTTCTCATGGATACCGAAAACGATGGCGATGCATTTGTCGAAATCCCCGATAGCCTGGTAGGAATGATTCGCTCCAGAATTCTGGTTGAATCTGCAGATAATATTTTCTTTGATGTTTCAGATGGTGATATCAGAATCTTTGCCGCAAATAATGTCAATAAAATTCAATTTGGTGTTGCCCCTTCTACATTTGTATTTTGCATACCTGATAAAATTGATTTAAATATTCAGGCCTGTGCTTTTGGCAACAATTCCGGAAAACTGAGACTCATGATTAGCGGTGGTCTGCCAGCTGGTGCAGTTTACCAATTTGAAAATGATGACTTGCCTTTGATAGGAAATACCAAACTTCAACTTGACTTCAGCAATGTAGCCGAAAGTGGCGTTTACCAATTTGAAGTATGGGCCATCACAGAAACAGGTGATACCTTGAGAGAAACCATTGAAATGGATTTGATCAATGTGAATTTTTCAGATCTCAAAACCATTTCTCCGGCCAGTGGACTGGCAGGTTTGCCGCAATCGCTTGAGTTTAAATGGACAGCTGCTAAAAATGCCTTGAGTTATCGCCTCGAAATTGCAAGTTCACCATCGTTTGGGGCTTCTCTGATTTATAGTCTTGACGGTATCAAAGACACCGTCATTACTCCGAATGTTTTCTTCAATGAAAGTACTTTACTTTATTGGAGAATTATTCCGGTAAACCGCTGTGGACTGGGTTCCCCCAGTACCCCTTCGCCATTCCAAACGGTCAATAAAAAATGCGAGTTGACAGATTACCCCGGCAACGTATTGGTGCGCAGTGCTAATAAAACAGGTTACATGCCTGTACCCATCAGAGGGTCGGGAATTATCAGCGATGTCAATGTCAATGATTTGTTTGCCAACGCTATTGGTGTCAACAGTATCACCCTAACACTCGTTAGTCCGCAGGGTACCCGCGTCAAATTATTTGACCGCAACTGTGGGGTCACGGATTTGTTCGATTGTTCGTTCGATGATGAAGGTTTGCTCAATACCATGAATGGTTGTCCGCCTTCGCAGAAAAAAATAATCAAGCCATTGGAAGCTTTAAACAAATTTAATGGTGAAGACAAAATAGGAGACTGGACCCTTGAGGTTGTTACAGACAGATTCCTCAGTGGACAGGCGAATTTTTACGGATTTAAATTAGACATCTGCTCTGAGATTAAAGTCAACAATCCGTTTTTAATTTCAAATCTTGGACTGCAGATGAATCAAGGCGAATTGCGCAATATTGGTCAGGATAAATTGGAATCTGCTGATACGGGTAATACTGCGACAGAATTGATTTATACAATCGTAGTGATTCCTCAAAAAGGCGATCTCATGTTGAATGGAGTAAAATTGGATTACGGTTCAAAATTTACGCAAAAAGACATCAATGATGGCCGCTTGAGTTATAAACATACAGGTGCTCCAATGGAGACCGATGGATTTTTATTTATTGTCGAAGATGGAACCGGTGGTTGGTTTGGAACCGATTTTTTCAAAATTCAGATTGGTCCGCTTGGCACACAGGATGAACAAATTTTTGAATTTAATGTATTTCCAAATCCGGCAAAAAATAGTGTTCAGTTGAGCTTTTCAGAATCATTGGATAAAGATGCACAGCTCAGCGTTTTTGATTTGAGCGGTAAAATGTGGATAAAACAACCTCTGGAATCACGAAGAGCTGAACTCATTGATATTTCAGCCTTACACGATGGTATTTATATATTCCAGATTCGTTCCGGAAAACAATTCAAAACAGCTAAGTTGGTAGTACAGAGATAG
- the ligA gene encoding NAD-dependent DNA ligase LigA, whose translation MKYSAAEIKEFNNQTREFLQNPSVTNRSALDQLRELIRFHEWQYYAQDNPLISDYEYDQLYKLLERVESDHPDWFDADSPTQRVSSDLTEKFETVTHLTPMLSLENSYKLEDLEAFDARVRKLCELSDQNALEYFAEPKFDGGSIALVYENDTLVRAATRGDGAQGDEITRNARTMKSVPLHAAFSKFGLHRVELRGEAVLSHKKFALINQQRESDGLSLLANPRNAATGVLRVKDPAETAARGLDVFIFQLSFAEDKDGNPAMNKRASHSDWMQLLDQLGFKVALGDRKVCASIYEVEAFVQQWAERRDHYTYDIDGVVVKINDLSIQERCGYTAHHPRWAVAYKFQAKQATSVLKDVEFQVGKIGSITPVAKIEPVPLAGVTVSSVSLHNEDFIRQRDIHYGDTVLVERAGDVIPYIVKAFPELRTGNEKPIQFPKNCPVCETPLVREEDEAAWRCPNFQCEAQKVQRLIHHVSKDAMDIDGLGKSLVERFYELGWLNDMSDIYNLDYEAISQLEGMGEKSAAKLSKSIESAKSRPLYRLLHGLCIHHLGKKVSKLIAEHLSYLPDLKNWDLERFTAIKDVGPVVGQNVIQFFQEPDNLRMIDRMEHLGVNMRQTDDDRPRMSDENAVLAGKTILFTGTLTQLGRKEAQDLAEKNGAKLLSAVSSNLNILVVGEDAGSKLSKAQKLGTVEIWTEEEFLSKIQS comes from the coding sequence ATGAAATACAGCGCTGCCGAAATCAAGGAATTCAACAATCAGACCCGCGAATTTTTGCAGAACCCGTCTGTTACAAACCGTTCTGCTTTGGATCAGTTGAGAGAGTTGATCCGTTTTCACGAATGGCAGTATTATGCCCAGGATAACCCGCTGATTAGCGATTATGAATACGATCAATTGTATAAATTGCTGGAACGGGTTGAATCAGATCATCCGGATTGGTTTGATGCAGATTCTCCAACGCAAAGGGTGTCGAGCGACCTCACCGAGAAGTTCGAAACAGTAACACACCTTACCCCCATGCTTTCTCTCGAAAACTCCTATAAATTAGAAGACCTGGAAGCCTTTGATGCCCGGGTTCGAAAACTATGTGAGTTAAGTGATCAGAATGCGCTTGAATATTTTGCAGAACCCAAATTTGACGGGGGTAGTATTGCTCTGGTTTATGAGAACGATACCCTGGTCAGGGCCGCCACGCGCGGCGATGGTGCACAAGGGGATGAGATCACCCGAAATGCCCGAACCATGAAATCTGTACCTCTGCATGCAGCCTTTTCCAAATTCGGTTTGCACCGTGTAGAATTGCGCGGAGAGGCTGTACTCAGTCATAAAAAATTTGCGCTAATCAACCAACAAAGAGAATCGGATGGACTGAGTTTATTGGCCAATCCCCGGAATGCAGCTACCGGTGTGCTTCGCGTGAAAGATCCCGCTGAGACGGCTGCACGCGGTTTGGATGTCTTCATCTTTCAACTCTCCTTCGCAGAAGACAAGGATGGAAATCCGGCCATGAACAAAAGAGCTTCACATTCCGATTGGATGCAGTTGCTGGATCAGTTAGGTTTTAAAGTAGCCCTTGGCGACCGCAAAGTATGTGCTTCCATCTACGAAGTGGAGGCATTCGTTCAACAATGGGCCGAGCGGCGAGATCATTATACTTATGATATTGACGGGGTCGTTGTAAAAATCAACGATCTTTCCATTCAGGAACGCTGTGGTTACACAGCGCACCATCCGCGCTGGGCAGTGGCCTATAAGTTTCAGGCCAAACAAGCTACTTCTGTGTTGAAAGATGTGGAGTTCCAGGTCGGAAAAATCGGGTCCATTACTCCGGTTGCAAAAATTGAACCCGTCCCACTCGCCGGGGTTACGGTGAGCTCCGTATCCTTGCACAACGAAGATTTTATCCGGCAACGTGACATACATTATGGCGATACAGTTTTGGTAGAAAGGGCAGGTGATGTCATCCCTTATATCGTCAAAGCATTTCCCGAATTGCGAACCGGTAATGAAAAGCCAATTCAATTTCCAAAAAATTGCCCCGTTTGTGAAACGCCATTGGTTCGCGAAGAAGACGAAGCTGCCTGGCGTTGTCCGAATTTCCAGTGCGAAGCTCAGAAAGTGCAGCGATTGATTCATCACGTTTCCAAAGATGCCATGGATATCGACGGACTCGGAAAATCATTGGTTGAAAGATTTTATGAATTGGGCTGGCTCAATGATATGTCGGATATCTACAATCTCGACTATGAAGCCATTTCCCAATTGGAAGGAATGGGTGAAAAATCAGCAGCAAAACTCAGTAAATCCATTGAATCGGCAAAAAGCCGACCATTATACAGGCTTTTGCACGGACTATGCATCCACCACCTGGGTAAAAAAGTGTCTAAACTTATCGCCGAGCACCTCAGCTATCTTCCCGATCTAAAAAATTGGGACCTCGAACGCTTTACTGCCATCAAAGATGTAGGCCCGGTAGTTGGGCAAAATGTAATCCAATTTTTTCAGGAGCCCGATAATCTAAGAATGATCGACAGAATGGAACACCTAGGTGTTAACATGCGGCAGACCGATGATGACAGGCCCCGGATGAGCGATGAAAATGCGGTTTTGGCGGGCAAAACCATACTGTTTACAGGGACTTTGACGCAATTGGGAAGAAAAGAAGCGCAGGATTTGGCGGAGAAAAACGGGGCGAAATTACTTTCAGCAGTATCTTCCAATCTTAACATTCTCGTGGTAGGTGAGGATGCTGGGTCAAAGCTTTCTAAAGCCCAAAAGCTTGGTACGGTCGAAATCTGGACGGAAGAAGAGTTTCTTTCCAAAATTCAGTCATAA
- a CDS encoding T9SS type A sorting domain-containing protein produces the protein MKTKIVIWLLLGLATNAYSQKKHDYNWLFGYGTGVPDSSSPYGGIIMSFNDGQISFIPQARDFEFNLQTNSFSDDFGVLMYMSNGCFLADSEAKILPNGDSLGYGKIWGVNCPKYQPAAQSCLFINFSNSEELVFFQTILDTIGNGQKAFRKCIYENIIVHSNDSVKSKNKIILYDTIYGGGFSAIPVDNSYKSWWGIAPARHNNEIYTFLYTQNGIEKINKQSIGKEHIALGSGGAQGLFSPNGRHYAFYSPLSGLQVFDFDRTTGLLSNFSFYEIVYPFNTSGGCAFSPDSRFVYVSNPTEVLQVDLMEQDSTKAIDTVGVFDDFFDPYPATYMQMALGPDCRIYITAGGGNQYLHVILYPNRKGKDCQLINRGLKLPTRNSHATPNFPHYRVDEPYPCDSTIRIQLNTDVDEAFKFRQGELLLYPNPAKSELIVQDIQNLIPGKVNIRLFSIQGQLISEMQTDNAGEEMRIPVLNLNTGMYIIQLRNEKGRYWMSKFLKD, from the coding sequence ATGAAAACCAAAATAGTAATTTGGCTATTACTGGGCTTAGCGACAAATGCATATTCCCAGAAAAAGCATGACTACAACTGGTTATTTGGCTACGGTACCGGTGTGCCTGACAGCTCAAGTCCATATGGTGGGATCATCATGTCGTTTAATGATGGACAAATTAGCTTTATACCGCAAGCCAGAGATTTTGAGTTTAATTTGCAGACAAATAGCTTTTCAGATGATTTTGGGGTTTTAATGTATATGTCGAATGGATGTTTTCTTGCAGATTCCGAAGCAAAAATATTGCCTAATGGAGATTCATTAGGTTATGGTAAAATATGGGGAGTAAATTGTCCAAAATATCAACCAGCTGCTCAAAGCTGCTTATTTATAAATTTTAGTAATAGTGAAGAATTGGTATTTTTTCAAACTATCTTGGATACCATAGGTAATGGTCAAAAAGCATTCCGAAAATGTATATATGAAAATATTATTGTACATTCTAATGATTCAGTAAAATCAAAGAATAAAATCATATTATATGATACAATATATGGAGGAGGATTTTCAGCTATACCTGTGGATAATAGCTATAAGAGTTGGTGGGGAATAGCACCTGCTCGTCATAATAATGAAATTTATACATTCTTATATACACAAAATGGTATAGAAAAAATAAACAAGCAATCAATTGGCAAGGAACATATAGCCTTAGGATCAGGTGGGGCGCAAGGTCTTTTCTCTCCCAATGGGAGACACTATGCTTTTTATAGTCCACTAAGCGGTCTGCAGGTTTTTGATTTTGATAGAACTACAGGATTATTAAGTAATTTTAGTTTTTATGAAATAGTCTATCCTTTCAATACAAGTGGTGGTTGTGCCTTTTCGCCCGATTCGCGATTTGTATACGTATCCAATCCTACAGAAGTCCTTCAGGTAGATCTGATGGAACAAGACAGTACAAAAGCAATCGACACGGTAGGCGTTTTTGATGATTTTTTTGATCCCTATCCGGCTACTTACATGCAGATGGCTCTTGGACCTGATTGCAGGATTTATATTACCGCAGGAGGTGGGAATCAATACTTACATGTGATTCTTTATCCAAACCGGAAAGGGAAAGACTGCCAATTAATCAACAGAGGTCTTAAGTTACCCACAAGGAACAGCCATGCTACGCCAAACTTCCCACATTACCGCGTCGACGAACCTTATCCATGCGACAGCACCATTCGAATTCAACTCAATACGGATGTAGATGAAGCTTTTAAGTTTAGGCAAGGTGAATTATTATTATACCCAAATCCGGCAAAGTCGGAGTTGATTGTCCAGGATATCCAAAACCTAATACCTGGAAAAGTAAATATCAGATTGTTTAGTATTCAAGGTCAATTGATCAGTGAAATGCAAACTGACAATGCAGGAGAAGAAATGAGAATCCCAGTTCTGAATTTAAATACTGGGATGTATATTATTCAACTAAGGAATGAAAAGGGCAGATATTGGATGTCGAAGTTTTTAAAGGATTGA